A part of Bacillus rossius redtenbacheri isolate Brsri chromosome 1, Brsri_v3, whole genome shotgun sequence genomic DNA contains:
- the LOC134528407 gene encoding nuclear transcription factor Y subunit gamma, with protein sequence MSVVFFNTAEAEVESDSNAAGIVTTNAQGQSEAQIALANFWAKITDDIRKIRTLDLKNQALPLARIKKIMKLDDDVKMISAEAPMLFAKAAEIFIHELTLRAWIHTEDNKRRTLQRNDIAMAITKFDQFDFLIDIVPRDEIKPSKSRDDPNSRTSMNADQVHYYFQLAQQHQAALQQTSQQGAGAVAQAALPTIQIVQPATGQVQTVSVAPSPVEQAPASTSPATVATTSIVTAQPLQQQQQQQQQQQQQQQQQQQATAQVIQLQQPAQAPAPAAQQGGIQIVQQIVTANGEIQQIPIHLTQSQLQLIRMQVQSNSGQPIIIQTAPIQAIQQTTPQAQIIQAVSLSADDPLSAQSGAQL encoded by the exons ATGTCAGTTGTATTTTTTAACAC AGCGGAGGCTGAAGTGGAGTCTGATTCTAACGCAGCGGGAATTGTAACTACCAACGCCCAAGGACAGTCAGAGGCGCAGATAGCTCTGGCAAACTTTTGGGCAAAAATTACTGACGACATACGGAAAATTAGAACA TTGGACCTGAAGAACCAGGCTCTGCCGTTGGCCCGCATCAAGAAGATAATGAAGCTGGACGATGACGTGAAGATGATCAGTGCCGAGGCGCCGATGCTGTTCGCGAAGGCCGCCGAGATCTTCATCCACGAGCTGACGCTCCGGGCGTGGATCCACACCGAGGACAACAAGCGCCGGACGCTGCAG AGAAATGACATAGCTATGGCCATCACGAAGTTTGACCAGTTTGACTTCTTGATCGACATTGTGCCCCGGGACGAGATCAAGCCCAGCAAGAGCAGGGACGACCCCAACTCCCGGACATCCATGAACGCTGACCAG GTGCACTACTACTTCCAACTGGCGCAGCAGCACCAGGCGGCGCTGCAGCAGACGTCGCAGCAGGGCGCCGGCGCGGTGGCTCAGGCGGCGCTGCCCACCATCCAGATAGTGCAGCCGGCCACCGGCCAGGTGCAGACTGTGAGCGTCGCCCCGTCGCCCGTCGAGCAG GCGCCGGCGAGCACGTCGCCGGCCACGGTGGCGACCACATCCATCGTGACGGCGCAGcccctgcagcagcagcagcagcagcagcagcagcagcagcagcagcagcagcagcagcagcaggcgaCGGCGCAGGTGATCCAGCTCCAGCAGCCAGCGCAGGCGCCCGCGCCCGCCGCGCAGCAGGGCGGCATCCAGATCGTGCAGCAGATCGTCACGGCCAATGGCGAGATACAGCAGATACCG ATCCACCTGACGCAGTCCCAGCTGCAGCTGATCCGCATGCAGGTGCAGAGCAACTCGGGCCAGCCCATCATCATCCAGACGGCCCCCATCCAGGCGATACAGCAGACCACGCCCCAGGCGCAGATCATACAG GCGGTGAGTCTGTCGGCGGACGACCCACTGAGTGCGCAGTCAGGCGCGCAGCTGTGA